From the Streptosporangiales bacterium genome, one window contains:
- a CDS encoding aromatic amino acid lyase — MRQRFLRTRRILVVLVAIGLMATLTSSIYPQEVRGSTQAVSAYETSAYTTVNADGTVTADGKRMSIGDIVDVARNGAKIRLTSGARQRSLNAYYLLLQGAREGVPVYWFNRAAGSGRQEVIFSGDPLSTKVTSDSPTCPTTGQRCSNRDYLLQSQLRNFRSGATGGSGPEASREVVRAMMAFRVNTMSYEAASPQLTQMLVDLLNKDVTPVVQSRGSPGEGDLPQLGNVAATMVGVGYAYFHGKRMTAKRALAEAGLKPLQDQPAQPLAPGAPFAADEAALTSSNAYSMGQAALHVHDAQQALNWQDLLYAMDLQAMNSSITPLAAPVRAIRPDPQWKATAARVLDMIKGSYLLARDEESEDGVPKRIIQDPESLRAMSQRNAAAWTAWKQLRDALLIQINASDHNPSVAPGWSPSSAPELNEPWLKQYYVKGGPNTERCVGKGLGGTGCGHGYILSNANWDPYPVANEIEALTNALANCAVTDAMVPLRFESTFFTVIEPSYGLTAQQQTRAAPRADSYALADLLQSVHTHQNPIPVEGNSIVANVEDLQASTSLKVAALKAMLTDLGRLQAQSLLTATYWLNIREIQGEKLNMDRSFGTAPTAAWKAFRKVVPWQSKNRPPKPPGEIAYSFLRSHPATTYYPRAVSPP; from the coding sequence ATGAGGCAACGGTTCCTGCGCACACGGCGCATTCTGGTCGTCCTGGTCGCCATCGGACTGATGGCCACCTTGACGTCGAGCATCTATCCGCAAGAGGTTCGTGGATCGACACAAGCTGTTTCCGCGTATGAAACATCGGCCTACACGACGGTCAACGCGGATGGCACCGTCACGGCCGACGGAAAGCGCATGTCCATCGGCGACATCGTCGACGTCGCGAGGAACGGCGCGAAGATCCGGCTCACCTCGGGAGCTCGGCAACGCTCGCTCAATGCCTACTACCTGCTTCTCCAGGGCGCACGAGAGGGCGTGCCCGTCTACTGGTTCAACCGGGCCGCCGGCTCGGGACGGCAGGAAGTGATCTTCTCTGGCGACCCGCTGTCGACGAAGGTCACCTCGGATTCACCGACCTGTCCGACCACCGGACAGCGTTGTTCCAACCGGGACTATCTGCTCCAGAGCCAGCTGAGGAACTTCAGGTCCGGCGCGACCGGAGGATCAGGTCCCGAGGCCAGCCGCGAGGTCGTGCGGGCGATGATGGCCTTCCGCGTCAACACGATGAGCTACGAAGCGGCCAGCCCCCAACTCACGCAGATGCTGGTCGACCTGCTCAACAAGGACGTCACGCCGGTCGTCCAGTCGCGGGGGTCGCCGGGCGAAGGTGACCTGCCGCAGCTCGGCAACGTCGCGGCGACGATGGTGGGAGTCGGGTACGCGTACTTCCACGGCAAGCGGATGACCGCGAAGCGTGCCCTGGCCGAGGCGGGCCTGAAGCCGCTCCAGGACCAGCCCGCACAGCCACTGGCGCCCGGTGCGCCGTTCGCCGCTGACGAAGCCGCCCTCACCAGCAGCAACGCGTACTCGATGGGACAGGCCGCGTTGCACGTCCACGACGCGCAACAGGCACTGAACTGGCAGGACCTGCTCTACGCCATGGATCTCCAGGCGATGAACAGCAGCATCACCCCCCTCGCCGCGCCGGTGCGCGCCATCCGCCCCGACCCGCAATGGAAGGCGACCGCCGCGCGCGTGCTCGACATGATCAAGGGCAGTTACCTCCTCGCCAGGGACGAGGAGTCCGAGGACGGCGTACCGAAGCGGATCATCCAGGATCCGGAGAGTCTGCGTGCGATGAGCCAGCGCAACGCCGCGGCGTGGACCGCCTGGAAACAGCTGCGCGATGCCCTGCTGATCCAGATCAACGCCTCCGACCACAACCCGTCCGTGGCACCGGGCTGGTCGCCGAGTTCGGCGCCCGAGCTCAACGAACCGTGGCTCAAGCAGTACTACGTCAAGGGCGGCCCGAACACCGAGCGCTGTGTGGGCAAGGGCCTCGGCGGCACCGGATGCGGGCACGGCTACATACTCTCCAACGCGAACTGGGATCCCTACCCGGTCGCCAACGAGATCGAGGCGCTGACCAACGCGCTCGCGAACTGCGCGGTCACCGACGCGATGGTGCCGTTGCGGTTCGAGAGCACGTTCTTCACGGTCATCGAGCCCTCGTACGGGCTGACGGCACAGCAGCAGACCCGCGCGGCACCGAGAGCGGACAGCTACGCCCTCGCTGACCTGCTGCAGTCGGTGCACACACACCAGAACCCGATACCGGTGGAGGGGAACTCCATCGTGGCGAACGTCGAGGATCTGCAGGCCTCGACCTCGCTCAAGGTTGCGGCCCTGAAGGCCATGCTCACCGACCTCGGACGGTTGCAGGCACAGAGCCTGTTGACTGCCACGTACTGGCTGAACATCCGGGAGATCCAGGGCGAGAAGCTGAACATGGACCGGTCGTTCGGCACCGCTCCGACAGCGGCATGGAAGGCGTTCCGGAAGGTGGTGCCGTGGCAGTCGAAGAACCGGCCACCGAAGCCGCCGGGCGAGATCGCCTACAGTTTCCTCCGCTCCCACCCCGCGACGACCTACTACCCGCGCGCCGTGTCGCCGCCCTGA